A single region of the Saprospiraceae bacterium genome encodes:
- a CDS encoding ABC transporter ATP-binding protein: protein MKSFWRLLSYLRDYKLLIGLNVGSNILTALFTVVAIPLLQPFLEILFDDTKLVKDPPSGSVNLDYLQHWFNYEFSQYILQGSKEKALVFVCSAILLTFFLKNLFRYLALFFMAPARNGIVRDLRKELFDKILNLPLSYFSEERKGDLMSRITADVQEVEVSILSMLQVIFREPLIIIGALGFMLYTSPTLTIFVFILILFTAFVIGGIGRALKKSSNRVQEKLGSLVSIVEEALSGLRIIKGFNAEHYQQQKFAEDNDQYRDLLTRLLWRRDLSSPLSEFLGILVVSVLLWFGSRLVFAGDMKASTFLTFIFAFYSVIEPAKAFSKAYYNIQKGIAAMERVEVILDAVNTITEAPDALPIKEVKEGIVYRDVSFHYKTEEGPVLRGINLEIPKGQVVALVGPSGAGKSTLVDLLPRFFDVQEGGIFIDGTDIKQLKLDDLRQLMGIVSQEAILFNDTIYNNIVFGMEGIKHEDVERAARIANAHDFIIATELGYQTNIGDRGNKLSGGQRQRLTIARAILKNPPILILDEATSALDSESEKLVQAALVELMKNRTSIAIAHRLSTIQHADVIIVMKDGKIVESGTHQQLLEGKGEYRKLVEYQAF, encoded by the coding sequence ATGAAGAGTTTTTGGCGATTACTTTCCTATTTGAGGGATTACAAATTACTGATTGGATTAAATGTTGGCAGTAACATATTAACTGCGCTATTCACCGTAGTGGCTATTCCACTTTTGCAGCCCTTTTTGGAAATCTTATTTGATGATACCAAATTGGTCAAAGATCCGCCATCGGGGTCGGTGAATTTGGATTATTTACAACACTGGTTCAATTACGAATTTAGCCAATACATTCTTCAAGGTAGTAAAGAAAAGGCCTTAGTCTTTGTCTGTAGTGCGATTCTCCTCACCTTTTTTCTGAAAAATTTATTTCGTTACCTCGCCCTGTTTTTTATGGCGCCTGCCAGGAATGGGATCGTAAGAGACCTGCGTAAAGAACTTTTTGATAAGATTTTGAACTTGCCCTTGTCTTATTTTTCAGAGGAGCGCAAGGGCGATTTGATGTCGCGGATAACCGCAGATGTACAGGAAGTGGAGGTGAGTATCCTCAGTATGCTGCAAGTTATTTTCCGGGAGCCATTGATTATCATAGGCGCCCTGGGCTTTATGCTCTATACTAGTCCAACCCTGACCATCTTTGTCTTTATTTTGATCCTTTTCACCGCTTTTGTCATTGGCGGAATAGGTCGAGCCTTGAAAAAATCTTCTAATCGGGTACAAGAAAAACTTGGGTCATTGGTCTCTATTGTGGAGGAGGCGTTATCAGGCCTGCGGATCATTAAAGGCTTTAATGCCGAGCACTACCAGCAGCAAAAATTTGCCGAAGACAATGACCAGTATCGGGATTTGCTAACCCGATTGTTGTGGCGGCGTGATCTTTCTTCCCCGCTGTCGGAATTTCTCGGAATCTTGGTCGTTTCCGTATTGTTATGGTTTGGGTCGCGACTCGTTTTTGCAGGCGATATGAAGGCCAGTACCTTTCTAACCTTCATTTTTGCTTTTTATAGCGTTATAGAACCAGCCAAGGCCTTTTCTAAGGCGTATTATAATATTCAAAAAGGAATTGCAGCAATGGAGCGCGTAGAAGTCATCCTTGATGCAGTGAACACCATCACCGAAGCGCCCGATGCACTTCCGATAAAAGAAGTAAAGGAAGGCATTGTCTACAGGGATGTCAGTTTTCATTATAAAACAGAAGAAGGGCCAGTACTACGTGGGATCAACCTAGAGATTCCCAAAGGGCAAGTGGTGGCCTTAGTAGGGCCTTCGGGTGCAGGTAAATCCACCCTAGTCGATTTATTGCCTCGCTTTTTTGACGTCCAAGAAGGTGGCATCTTTATTGATGGCACCGATATCAAACAACTCAAGCTCGATGACCTTCGTCAATTGATGGGCATCGTTTCCCAAGAGGCTATTCTTTTCAATGATACGATTTACAACAATATTGTTTTCGGTATGGAGGGTATCAAGCACGAGGATGTAGAACGTGCTGCCCGCATTGCCAATGCCCATGACTTCATCATCGCCACGGAGCTCGGTTACCAGACCAATATTGGGGACCGGGGCAACAAGCTCAGCGGTGGCCAACGTCAACGCCTGACCATCGCCCGTGCCATCCTCAAAAATCCGCCCATCCTCATCCTCGACGAAGCCACCTCCGCCCTCGACTCCGAGTCCGAAAAACTCGTACAGGCCGCCCTCGTCGAATTGATGAAAAACCGCACCTCTATCGCCATCGCTCACCGCCTTTCCACTATCCAACATGCCGATGTTATCATCGTTATGAAAGATGGAAAAATCGTGGAAAGCGGAACGCACCAGCAATTGTTAGAGGGAAAGGGAGAATACCGGAAACTCGTGGAATACCAGGCATTTTAA
- a CDS encoding gliding motility-associated C-terminal domain-containing protein: MKYVYVFLALMVNSQLFGQLYFCGSGGEMGVLDLEDCSYELRSDRFGNTLRLGSFLDIALHPDGRLFAIDAIDEGSILVEIDWSNFETSDTLAFISEKDCNALVCSEDGILYMGFRQLHSYNLMTGTFTTHGSFPGGRRLLGDLLFMNGDLIGASGNGLVGAYFHGLLYKININTPEESELLMTLPSEVGMVGLATVCNSGGSKFIGSDREEKDSYIIEIKIGQNKIDTLCFIDLPFDKYIAGLTSADEFRQNCRLRLDLDRNNSSGRLIDHYYADSFCVVDFPIGDEDLVIQSAYEKIDSFAITVVGGVLSPEEEFLVSEGVPGLRVIGEGTDRLLVVNEGDVGNGEIEQFLRGVRFQIGAAAPQTGERILHTVLYAEGTASDIAKSFISVTIGEPPSAGEDTHVEVCYGEFRVDLFEAIGGNPRPGGRWEPSLYDGGNRFYALKDTSGIYRYIVQEGGCGADTALVEVLVHEEPPIGLGPEGQLVSVISACPGDTILWDISLPDAFTYWWLDGTQGPVATITAEGVYAGEVGETNGCFWYTKTFVDYVEPEQTIETIRRCEGEVFLWQGEAYTQDTVLCAPMIDSQGCEGQHCVEVRFAAPVVQYETRYFCRGSHPVVEGVAIERDTSFCLPLSGPDCGTIRCITALFKPLAQGFERVELCEGESYWFGNQWLSSAGTYSTPMIAADGCDSIAHLELVIHPRFEQTIDTLITTGTSLQVGNMSFEEAGAYSIGLSTVAGCDSLVYLQLAVQATQYYAPGMIRPNGSGWGQVFTIYTRHQQPATIRRLTIFNTWGQPLFEKENLMAGSESQAWKGTNNGHAKVPAGVYFYQAEVEDIAGKREMLKGKVVVVY; this comes from the coding sequence ATGAAATACGTATACGTTTTTTTAGCTTTAATGGTTAATAGCCAGTTGTTTGGTCAACTTTATTTTTGTGGCTCAGGTGGAGAAATGGGTGTACTTGATTTAGAAGATTGCAGTTATGAATTAAGGAGTGATAGATTTGGCAACACATTAAGATTAGGGTCCTTTTTAGACATTGCTTTGCATCCAGATGGAAGACTTTTCGCTATTGATGCTATAGATGAAGGCTCAATTTTAGTTGAAATTGATTGGAGTAATTTTGAGACGTCTGATACATTGGCTTTTATCTCGGAAAAAGATTGTAATGCTCTTGTTTGCAGTGAAGATGGGATATTATACATGGGGTTTAGACAATTACATTCGTACAATCTTATGACTGGAACCTTTACTACCCACGGTTCTTTTCCTGGAGGTCGAAGGCTACTGGGAGATTTACTATTTATGAATGGCGACTTGATAGGGGCATCAGGTAATGGCCTTGTTGGAGCATATTTTCATGGACTCTTATATAAAATTAATATTAACACTCCGGAGGAGAGTGAATTACTTATGACCTTACCTAGCGAAGTGGGGATGGTTGGTTTAGCTACAGTATGTAATTCGGGAGGATCAAAATTTATAGGGAGTGATAGAGAAGAAAAAGACTCCTATATCATTGAAATAAAAATTGGACAAAATAAAATAGACACTTTATGTTTTATTGATCTACCTTTTGACAAATATATCGCCGGTCTCACCAGCGCCGACGAATTCCGCCAAAACTGCCGCCTGCGGCTGGACCTTGACCGGAACAACAGCAGCGGTCGATTGATCGACCATTATTATGCTGATTCTTTTTGTGTGGTTGATTTTCCGATAGGGGATGAAGACTTGGTGATCCAGAGCGCTTATGAAAAAATAGATTCGTTTGCTATTACCGTGGTAGGGGGTGTGTTGTCTCCTGAGGAGGAGTTTTTGGTGTCTGAAGGGGTGCCGGGGCTACGTGTAATAGGAGAAGGGACGGACCGTTTGTTGGTAGTCAATGAAGGAGATGTTGGCAATGGGGAGATCGAACAGTTTTTAAGGGGCGTTCGATTTCAGATAGGTGCTGCGGCGCCGCAGACTGGAGAGCGGATACTTCATACGGTACTTTATGCGGAGGGGACTGCCAGTGATATTGCCAAAAGTTTTATCAGTGTAACGATAGGCGAGCCGCCCAGTGCGGGTGAAGACACCCATGTGGAGGTTTGTTATGGCGAATTTCGGGTGGATTTGTTCGAAGCCATAGGCGGTAATCCAAGGCCAGGCGGGCGATGGGAGCCAAGCCTGTATGATGGCGGCAATCGGTTTTATGCATTGAAAGATACGAGTGGCATATATCGCTACATAGTGCAGGAGGGCGGTTGCGGGGCCGATACGGCCTTGGTGGAGGTGTTGGTGCATGAGGAACCGCCGATAGGCCTGGGGCCGGAGGGGCAACTCGTATCGGTCATTAGCGCTTGTCCGGGCGATACCATTTTATGGGATATTAGCCTGCCTGATGCATTTACCTATTGGTGGTTGGATGGCACACAAGGCCCGGTAGCTACCATTACGGCAGAGGGCGTGTATGCAGGGGAGGTGGGCGAAACCAATGGCTGTTTTTGGTATACCAAAACCTTTGTAGATTATGTGGAGCCGGAACAGACGATAGAGACGATCCGTCGCTGCGAAGGTGAGGTTTTTCTATGGCAAGGTGAGGCTTATACGCAGGACACGGTGTTGTGTGCCCCTATGATAGACAGTCAGGGCTGCGAGGGTCAGCACTGTGTGGAAGTGCGCTTTGCAGCACCAGTCGTACAATATGAAACCCGATATTTTTGCCGGGGGAGCCATCCTGTAGTGGAAGGAGTGGCGATAGAGCGAGACACCAGTTTTTGCTTGCCATTGTCTGGGCCGGATTGCGGCACGATCAGGTGTATAACCGCGTTGTTTAAGCCATTGGCACAGGGATTTGAGCGAGTGGAATTATGTGAGGGGGAAAGTTATTGGTTTGGCAATCAATGGCTGAGCAGTGCCGGAACCTATTCGACGCCGATGATTGCGGCTGATGGTTGCGACAGCATCGCTCATTTGGAGCTGGTGATACATCCCCGCTTCGAACAGACCATCGATACCCTGATTACGACCGGAACCAGTCTCCAGGTAGGCAACATGTCATTCGAAGAAGCGGGAGCTTATAGCATTGGCTTATCGACGGTAGCAGGTTGCGATAGCCTGGTTTACCTGCAATTAGCTGTTCAAGCCACTCAATATTATGCGCCGGGAATGATACGCCCCAATGGCAGTGGTTGGGGACAAGTTTTTACCATTTATACCCGTCATCAACAGCCAGCGACGATCCGACGATTGACTATTTTCAATACCTGGGGACAGCCGCTTTTTGAAAAGGAAAACCTGATGGCAGGATCGGAAAGTCAAGCATGGAAGGGGACAAATAATGGCCATGCGAAGGTGCCTGCTGGCGTCTATTTTTACCAGGCGGAGGTAGAGGATATTGCGGGAAAACGAGAAATGTTGAAGGGCAAGGTGGTGGTGGTGTATTGA